From one Lotus japonicus ecotype B-129 chromosome 3, LjGifu_v1.2 genomic stretch:
- the LOC130747229 gene encoding xyloglucan endotransglucosylase/hydrolase protein 31-like — MHQTTNLLSSAPTLHYSRVTLFPTMPSSSSLLKMLHLFSLLVLSLTICSCAQGPPSTGYYLSSKIIPVSFSQGFRNLWGPQHQKLDQGSLTIWLDSNSGSGFKSLQSYRSGYFGAAIKLQPGYTAGVITSLYLSNNQDHPGNHDEIDIEFLGTTPGKPYVLQTNVYIRGSGDGNIVGREMKFHLWFDPTQDFHNYAILWKPSEIIFFVDDVPIRRYPRKSDATYPTRPMYVYGSIWDASSWATEDGKYKANYNYQPFIGRYKNFKLQGCTAESPAWCKPPSASPSGYGSLSSRQFSAMQWAQNNYMVYNYCHDPRRDHTLIPEC, encoded by the exons ATGCATCAAACAACTAACCTCTTATCCTCTGCCCCCACCCTGCATTATAGCAGAGTCACTCTGTTTCCTACAATgccatcatcatcctctttgcTCAAAATGCTtcatctcttctctcttcttgtCCTGTCACTCACCATTTGTTCTTGTGCTCAGGGTCCACCTTCAACTGGCTACTACCTCAGTTCCAAGATTATTCCTGTTAGCTTTAGTCAAGGCTTTAGAAACCTTTGGGGACCTCAGCACCAGAAGCTGGACCAGGGTTCATTGACAATATGGCTTGACTCTAACTCAG GAAGTGGATTCAAGTCACTTCAGTCTTATCGATCTGGATACTTTGGTGCTGCAATTAAGCTTCAACCTGGTTATACTGCAGGAGTCATTACATCTTTATAT CTTTCAAACAACCAAGACCACCCGGGAAACCATGATGAAATTGACATTGAGTTCCTTGGTACCACACCGGGGAAGCCATATGTGTTGCAGACAAATGTATACATAAGAGGAAGTGGAGATGGGAACATTGTAGGAAGAGAGATGAAGTTTCACCTTTGGTTTGACCCAACACAAGATTTTCACAACTATGCCATTCTTTGGAAACCCAGTGAGATCAT ATTTTTTGTGGATGATGTCCCCATAAGAAGGTATCCTAGGAAGAGTGATGCCACATACCCCACAAGGCCAATGTATGTGTATGGATCTATATGGGATGCATCTTCATGGGCAACAGAGGATGGAAAATACAAAGCCAATTATAACTACCAACCTTTCATTGGTAGGTACAAAAACTTCAAATTACAAGGTTGTACCGCTGAAAGCCCTGCCTGGTGCAAACCACCCTCAGCCTCTCCATCTGGCTATGGAAGCCTGAGCTCCCGACAGTTTTCAGCCATGCAATGGGCCCAAAACAACTACATGGTCTATAATTACTGCCATGATCCTAGAAGAGACCACACACTCATCCCAGAGTGCTAG
- the LOC130747227 gene encoding probable glucuronoxylan glucuronosyltransferase IRX7, translated as MKLLHNKHGRLEKTFFYRYYKYVLWISLTLYFSSSYLIGHHHRQYHPKPDTTTHVSRALSQSTPTNATTPSLKNLKVFVYDLPPKYNTDWLANERCSTHLFASEVAIHRALLTSEVRTFDPYDADFFFVPVYVSCNFSTINGFPAIGHARSLISSAVKLISNDYPFWNRSRGSDHVFVASHDFGSCFHTLEDVAMEDGVPEIMKNSIVLQTFGVKYDHPCQRVEHVVIPPYISPESVRRNFPANGRRDIWVFFRGKMEVHPKNVSGRFYSKKVRTMIWRRFNGDRRFYLRRHRFAGYQSEIARSVFCLCPLGWAPWSPRLVESVALGCVPVIIADGIRLPFPSAVRWADISVTVAEHDVGKLSEILEHVAATNLSSIQRNLWDPRTRRALLFNSEVQEGDATWQVLRGLSEKVDRSYRSSRVSRQLDVDT; from the exons ATGAAGCTCCTCCACAACAAACATGGCAGATTAGAAAAGACCTTCTTCTACAGATACTACAAATATGTCCTATGGATTTCTCTCACCCTCTATTTCTCCTCCTCCTACCTCAtcggccaccaccaccgccagtACCACCCAAAACCAGACACAACAACCCACGTCTCAAGAGCACTCTCACAATCAACACCCACCAACGCCACAACCCCATCACTGAAGAACTTGAAGGTGTTCGTCTACGATCTTCCACCAAAGTATAACACGGATTGGCTTGCGAACGAGAGGTGCAGCACCCACTTGTTTGCTTCAGAAGTTGCCATTCACAGAGCCCTGTTGACCAGTGAGGTTCGCACCTTTGACCCTTACGACGCTGACTTCTTCTTCGTCCCTGTCTACGTCTCCTGCAACTTCAGCACCATCAATGGCTTCCCGGCGATCGGCCACGCCCGCTCCCTCATCAGCTCCGCCGTGAAGCTCATCTCCAACGACTACCCCTTCTGGAACAGAAGCAGAGGCTCCGACCACGTCTTCGTCGCTTCCCACGACTTCGGCTCTTGCTTCCACACCCTG GAGGACGTGGCGATGGAAGATGGGGTACCAGAAATTATGAAGAACTCAATCGTGTTACAGACGTTTGGGGTAAAGTACGATCATCCATGCCAGAGGGTGGAGCATGTGGTGATTCCGCCGTACATCTCACCGGAGAGTGTCCGGAGGAATTTCCCGGCGAACGGACGGCGAGATATATGGGTTTTCTTCCGGGGAAAAATGGAGGTTCATCCGAAGAACGTTAGTGGAAGATTTTACAGCAA GAAAGTGAGGACCATGATATGGCGGAGATTCAACGGTGACCGGAGGTTTTACCTCCGGAGGCATAGATTTGCCGGTTACCAGTCAGAGATTGCGCGCTCGGTGTTCTGTTTATGTCCCTTGGGGTGGGCCCCGTGGAGTCCGAGGCTGGTGGAGTCGGTTGCATTAGGCTGCGTGCCGGTTATCATAGCTGATGGCATCCGGTTGCCATTCCCCTCCGCCGTGAGGTGGGCGGATATATCGGTGACGGTGGCGGAGCACGACGTGGGGAAGCTATCGGAGATACTGGAACATGTGGCGGCGACGAACCTGAGTTCCATTCAGAGGAACCTGTGGGACCCGCGGACGAGGAGGGCTTTGCTATTCAACAGCGAGGTGCAGGAAGGGGACGCCACGTGGCAGGTGCTGCGAGGGTTGAGTGAAAAGGTGGACAGGTCTTATAGGAGTTCGAGGGTTTCACGCCAATTGGATGTGGACACGTAG